From Chthonomonas sp., the proteins below share one genomic window:
- a CDS encoding deoxyguanosinetriphosphate triphosphohydrolase, producing the protein MVEQRERETLSPFAALSERSQGRGEAEPADPVRTCYQRDRDRILHSKAFRRLKHKTQVFIAPLGDHYRTRLTHSLEVAQVARTIGRALRLNEDLIEAIALGHDVGHTPFGHAGEAALDEAVREVDPARQFRHHEQSYRLLVIREPLNLTHEVLAGIAGHSKGDRDLTEADGSPTSSLEASVVRISDRIAYLNADLDDAMRSGMISAVPAQFQSLGASHGKRVTSMVQDVIQHSLDVPQIRLSPDMLGLLNELKDWLFQNVYLRYPIVYPDTLKAQALVRELFRHYVKPGNAPAGYEGVEGAIDYVAGMTDRYAIACFQSLRVPSEFPELSFGP; encoded by the coding sequence ATGGTGGAGCAACGAGAGCGCGAGACGCTCTCGCCGTTCGCCGCGCTCAGCGAGCGCTCCCAGGGGCGGGGCGAGGCCGAGCCCGCTGACCCGGTGCGAACCTGCTATCAACGCGATCGCGACCGGATCCTCCACAGCAAGGCGTTTCGCCGCCTCAAACACAAAACCCAGGTGTTCATTGCGCCGCTCGGCGACCACTACCGCACACGCTTGACGCATAGCTTGGAAGTCGCGCAGGTGGCGCGCACGATCGGCCGCGCACTGAGGCTCAACGAAGACCTGATCGAGGCCATCGCCCTCGGCCACGATGTCGGCCACACGCCATTCGGCCACGCGGGCGAGGCCGCGCTCGACGAGGCGGTGCGCGAAGTTGATCCCGCCCGCCAATTCCGGCATCACGAACAGAGCTATCGCCTGCTCGTGATCCGCGAACCTTTGAACCTGACGCACGAAGTCTTGGCCGGAATTGCTGGCCACAGCAAAGGCGATCGCGACTTGACCGAGGCCGACGGGTCGCCGACCAGCAGCCTCGAAGCGAGCGTCGTTCGCATCAGCGACCGTATCGCTTATCTGAACGCCGACCTCGACGACGCGATGCGCTCGGGAATGATTTCGGCGGTCCCGGCGCAGTTTCAGTCGCTGGGGGCGAGCCACGGCAAGCGCGTTACGTCGATGGTGCAAGACGTGATTCAGCACAGCCTCGACGTGCCGCAGATTCGATTGTCGCCGGACATGCTCGGCCTGCTCAACGAGCTCAAAGATTGGCTGTTCCAGAACGTCTATCTGCGCTACCCGATCGTCTACCCCGACACGCTGAAGGCGCAGGCATTGGTCCGCGAGCTTTTTCGGCACTACGTCAAGCCGGGCAACGCGCCCGCGGGCTACGAAGGCGTTGAGGGCGCGATTGACTATGTCGCCGGCATGACCGACCGGTACGCGATCGCGTGCTTCCAGTCGCTGCGCGTGCCGTCGGAGTTTCCCGAACTCAGCTTCGGCCCGTAA